From Arachis stenosperma cultivar V10309 chromosome 2, arast.V10309.gnm1.PFL2, whole genome shotgun sequence, one genomic window encodes:
- the LOC130962472 gene encoding protein PAL OF QUIRKY-like: METSPSRTIKLLCNYGGKILPRATDGELHYIGGHTRVFTVDHLLVKLGELCGSSVTLRCQSPNGDLETMISVTNDKDLTYIIEEYDCASSKLPHPLKIRAVLFRPNSSKKVSPVTSSPSLSSSALSVVVLIQLLIASPSDLI, from the exons ATGGAAACGAGTCCCAGCCGTACGATTAAGCTCCTCTGCAACTACGGCGGCAAGATCCTCCCACGTGCTACCGACGGTGAGCTCCATTACATCGGTGGCCACACCAGAGTCTTCACCGTGGACC ACTTGTTGGTAAAGCTAGGAGAGTTGTGCGGTTCGTCTGTGACGTTACGGTGTCAATCGCCGAACGGAGACTTAGAAACCATGATCTCCGTCACCAACGACAAAGATCTGACGTACATAATCGAAGAATATGACTGCGCTTCGTCGAAACTACCTCATCCGTTGAAGATCAGAGCCGTGCTATTTCGGCCAAATTCGTCGAAGAAGGTTTCTCCGGTGACGTCGTCTCCGTCGTTGTCTTCCTCTGCTTTATCCGTCGTTGTCCTCATCCAACTACTAATCGCATCCCCTTCAGATCTGATCTAA